A section of the Candidatus Cloacimonadaceae bacterium genome encodes:
- a CDS encoding DUF4040 domain-containing protein, giving the protein MFENAALVVLGFISVLAAIFAVLTKRVVSAVIASGVISLMASIMFLIASAPDVAMTEATIGAGLTTVIFLYALKHIRASRGGKND; this is encoded by the coding sequence ATGTTTGAAAATGCCGCATTGGTCGTTTTAGGGTTCATCAGCGTGTTGGCGGCAATCTTTGCCGTGCTTACAAAGCGCGTGGTGAGTGCCGTGATCGCTTCCGGAGTGATCAGTCTGATGGCATCGATCATGTTTCTAATCGCTTCCGCACCCGATGTGGCGATGACGGAAGCCACGATCGGAGCAGGATTGACCACGGTGATCTTTCTCTATGCTTTGAAACATATCCGTGCCAGCCGGGGAGGGAAGAATGATTAA
- the mnhG gene encoding monovalent cation/H(+) antiporter subunit G: protein MMQIIGAVFTLLGSLLLFLGALGILRMPDVYNRMQAGTKATSLGSMLALLGIGLILPNWLPRLILLILFILFTNPISSHAMSRAAHRLGIKLTDRSVRDELAQDRVDASFDEEECNV, encoded by the coding sequence ATGATGCAGATCATCGGTGCAGTTTTCACCTTGCTTGGTTCGCTACTTTTGTTTTTGGGTGCTTTGGGTATTCTGCGCATGCCGGATGTCTATAACCGCATGCAGGCAGGCACCAAAGCCACTTCGCTGGGATCGATGCTGGCTCTTTTGGGAATCGGATTGATCCTGCCAAACTGGCTGCCGCGTCTGATTCTTCTGATCCTCTTTATCCTGTTCACAAATCCCATCAGCTCGCATGCCATGTCCCGCGCGGCGCACCGGTTGGGGATCAAACTCACTGATCGCAGCGTGCGAGACGAATTGGCTCAGGACAGAGTTGACGCCAGTTTTGACGAGGAGGAATGCAATGTTTGA
- a CDS encoding monovalent cation/H+ antiporter complex subunit F — MDSIVSVLLKISFYTMLGAILIAFVRFLKGPTCADRVVALDTMTVIGISLIVMISVFGGRIIYLDVALVYALLSFLSGIVVARYMERGL, encoded by the coding sequence TTGGATAGCATTGTATCGGTTTTGTTGAAAATCTCGTTTTACACGATGCTTGGAGCGATATTGATCGCTTTTGTCCGTTTTTTGAAAGGGCCTACTTGCGCTGACCGCGTAGTGGCTTTGGACACGATGACGGTGATCGGGATCTCGCTGATCGTGATGATCTCAGTGTTTGGGGGCAGGATCATCTATCTGGACGTGGCGTTGGTCTATGCCCTGCTCAGCTTTTTGAGCGGGATCGTGGTGGCGCGCTATATGGAAAGGGGCTTATGA